In Pseudoxanthomonas indica, the following are encoded in one genomic region:
- the cysI gene encoding assimilatory sulfite reductase (NADPH) hemoprotein subunit, giving the protein MSSHSVEDIKSESRRLRGSLLDSLADPVTGALRESDQTLIKYHGSYQQDDRDLRDERRRQKLEPAFQFMIRTRTPGGVVSPEQWLKLDAIATRYANHSLRITTRQAFQFHGVIKRELKPTMQAINAALIDTLAACGDVNRNVLVAANPLLSRAHAQVQDWAARLSEHLLPNTRAYYEIWLDEERVAGSGEEEEPIYGATYLPRKFKIGFAVPPINDVDVFANDLGFIAILEDGQLVGFNLVIGGGMGATHGDAETYPRVGNVVGFLTPERLLDVATAVVTTQRDLGNRELRKRARFKYTIDDHGLDKVVAEIERRSGFTLQAARDFRFDHNGDRLGWVEGEDGRWHLTLHFFSGRIADTLQHSHLTGLREIARVHRGEFRMTANQNLVVAGVPGGERERIEALVRTHGLDDGHRLGTALARAAVACVALPTCGLAMAEAERYLPAFSARLQPLLDRHGLSEAPILLRISGCPNGCSRPYLAEIALVGKAPGRYNLMLGGDHRGQRLNTLYRENISEEDILAALDPLLARYAKEREAGEGFGDFLHRSGVIALPPYPTHRQIALELHA; this is encoded by the coding sequence ATGTCCAGCCACTCCGTCGAAGACATCAAATCCGAAAGCCGTCGCCTGCGGGGCAGCCTGCTGGACAGCCTGGCCGATCCGGTGACCGGTGCGCTGCGCGAGTCGGACCAGACCCTGATCAAGTACCACGGCAGCTACCAGCAGGACGACCGCGACCTGCGTGACGAGCGCCGCCGGCAAAAGCTGGAGCCGGCCTTCCAGTTCATGATCCGCACGCGTACGCCCGGCGGCGTGGTCAGCCCGGAGCAATGGCTCAAGCTCGATGCCATCGCCACCCGCTACGCCAATCATTCGCTGCGCATCACCACCCGCCAGGCCTTCCAGTTCCATGGCGTGATCAAGCGCGAACTCAAGCCGACCATGCAGGCGATCAATGCCGCGCTGATCGACACCCTGGCCGCGTGCGGCGACGTCAATCGCAACGTGCTGGTCGCGGCCAACCCGCTGCTGTCGCGCGCGCATGCGCAGGTGCAGGACTGGGCCGCGCGGCTGTCCGAACACCTGCTGCCCAACACCCGCGCGTACTACGAGATCTGGCTGGACGAGGAGCGCGTGGCCGGCAGCGGCGAGGAAGAAGAGCCGATCTACGGCGCCACCTACCTGCCGCGCAAGTTCAAGATCGGCTTTGCGGTGCCGCCGATCAACGACGTCGATGTGTTCGCCAACGATCTGGGCTTCATCGCCATTCTCGAGGACGGCCAACTGGTCGGCTTCAACCTGGTGATTGGCGGCGGCATGGGCGCCACCCATGGCGATGCCGAAACCTATCCCCGCGTCGGCAACGTGGTCGGCTTCCTGACGCCGGAGCGGCTGCTGGACGTTGCCACCGCCGTGGTCACCACCCAGCGCGACCTGGGCAATCGCGAGCTGCGCAAGCGCGCACGCTTCAAGTACACGATTGACGATCACGGGCTGGACAAGGTCGTCGCCGAGATTGAACGCCGCTCCGGCTTCACCTTGCAGGCGGCGCGCGATTTCCGCTTCGACCACAACGGCGATCGCCTGGGTTGGGTGGAAGGCGAAGACGGCCGCTGGCACCTGACCCTGCACTTCTTCTCCGGCCGCATTGCCGACACGCTTCAGCACAGCCACCTGACCGGCCTGCGCGAGATTGCGCGCGTGCACCGCGGCGAATTCCGCATGACCGCCAACCAGAACCTGGTGGTGGCCGGCGTACCCGGCGGCGAGCGCGAACGCATCGAGGCGCTGGTGCGCACCCATGGCCTGGACGATGGCCACCGCCTCGGCACCGCGCTCGCACGCGCGGCCGTGGCCTGCGTGGCATTGCCCACCTGCGGCCTGGCCATGGCCGAGGCCGAACGTTACCTGCCCGCTTTCAGCGCGCGCCTGCAACCGCTGCTCGACCGGCATGGCTTGAGTGAAGCGCCGATCCTGTTGCGGATATCGGGTTGCCCCAATGGCTGCTCGCGTCCGTACCTGGCCGAGATCGCGCTGGTCGGCAAAGCGCCGGGGCGCTACAACCTGATGCTGGGCGGTGACCATCGCGGCCAACGCCTGAACACCCTGTACCGCGAAAACATCAGCGAGGAAGACATCCTCGCCGCGCTCGACCCCTTGCTCGCGCGCTACGCCAAGGAACGCGAAGCCGGCGAAGGCTTTGGCGACTTCCTCCATCGCAGCGGCGTGATCGCCCTGCCGCCCTACCCCACCCACCGCCAGATTGCCTTGGAACTGCACGCATGA
- a CDS encoding LytR/AlgR family response regulator transcription factor, which yields MVVKAVIAEDEELLRTALASLLRDVWPGLELVGECEDGASALETIAEQQPDVAFLDIRMPGLTGLEVAQALAEVSPHTQVVFVTAYNQYAIDAFEQGAIDYLLKPITRERLLTTVQRLQQRGNGHPDAATLAALLRRLGAQAQTPTRPPLVWITASTGKDTKLILVDDVAYFRADNKYTVVMTAEGEALLRTPLRELLEALDPQGFKQIHRSTIVNLKAIASVTRDDTGRGIVKLKQRPETLIVSQPFMSLFRGM from the coding sequence ATCGTGGTTAAGGCCGTCATCGCCGAAGACGAGGAACTGCTGCGCACCGCGCTGGCCTCGCTGCTGCGCGACGTCTGGCCTGGCCTGGAGCTGGTGGGCGAATGCGAGGACGGCGCCAGCGCGCTGGAAACCATCGCCGAGCAGCAGCCGGACGTGGCCTTCCTGGATATCCGCATGCCCGGCTTGACCGGCCTGGAAGTGGCGCAGGCGCTGGCCGAAGTCAGCCCGCACACGCAGGTGGTGTTTGTCACCGCCTACAACCAGTACGCCATCGATGCGTTCGAACAAGGCGCCATCGATTACCTGCTCAAGCCGATCACCCGCGAGCGCCTGCTGACCACGGTGCAGCGATTGCAACAGCGCGGCAATGGCCATCCGGATGCGGCCACGTTGGCGGCGCTGCTGCGCCGGCTGGGCGCGCAGGCGCAGACGCCGACGCGGCCACCGCTGGTCTGGATCACCGCCAGCACCGGCAAGGACACCAAGCTGATCCTGGTCGATGATGTGGCCTACTTCCGCGCCGACAACAAGTACACCGTGGTGATGACCGCCGAAGGCGAAGCGCTGTTGCGCACGCCGTTGCGCGAGCTGCTGGAAGCGCTGGATCCGCAGGGCTTCAAGCAGATCCACCGCTCCACCATCGTCAACCTCAAGGCCATCGCGTCGGTCACCCGCGATGACACCGGCCGCGGCATCGTCAAGCTCAAGCAGCGTCCGGAAACATTGATCGTCAGCCAACCCTTCATGTCGCTGTTCCGCGGCATGTGA
- a CDS encoding sensor histidine kinase, whose protein sequence is MFASIYFVLRMFAAWAVVAVVAGLLWGGFFNIFGNDSGPGPVFACLVLLTGVAVFITSVSHIRRVSLIADRIDATTLSNRHRRQIEVPLSADEAFVLVEAAVRELPRVQSVESAKDSLQVRAKQLRLVPYSDEKPVRYNLSSWLGFKRNQVTATVTPGTGTCSVSLLCEPEAGAWADLLKVDDGTNLENAEALLRALARRVGEGRRQEQVVNTRTVTEKELTVAKLHMLQAQVEPHFLYNTLASAQVLTRTDPPRADLMLGHLIQYLRRSLPNVDDQMSTLGEEMERAEAYLEILKIRMGQRLQTHIDVPEALRGVRMPSMMLQTLVENAIKHGLEAKPGGGTIWVLAREQEGQVALTVADDGMGFGSQSSGTGIGLKNLRERLRLTYGNASSFAIVSNFPNGVAATLTLPLGATGEDRG, encoded by the coding sequence GTGTTCGCCAGCATCTACTTCGTACTCCGCATGTTCGCCGCCTGGGCCGTGGTCGCCGTCGTCGCGGGGCTGCTCTGGGGCGGCTTCTTCAACATCTTCGGCAATGACAGCGGCCCTGGGCCGGTGTTCGCCTGCCTGGTGCTGTTGACCGGCGTGGCGGTGTTCATCACCTCGGTCTCGCACATCCGGCGGGTCAGCCTGATCGCCGATCGCATCGACGCCACCACCCTGTCCAACCGCCACCGCCGCCAGATTGAAGTACCGCTGAGCGCCGATGAGGCCTTCGTGCTGGTCGAAGCTGCCGTGCGCGAGCTGCCGCGGGTACAGAGCGTGGAGAGTGCGAAGGACAGCCTGCAGGTGCGCGCCAAGCAGCTGCGGCTGGTGCCTTACAGCGACGAGAAGCCGGTGCGCTACAACCTGTCCAGCTGGCTGGGCTTCAAGCGCAACCAGGTAACGGCCACGGTGACGCCGGGCACGGGCACCTGCAGCGTGTCGCTGCTGTGCGAACCCGAAGCCGGGGCCTGGGCGGATTTGCTGAAGGTCGACGACGGCACCAATCTGGAGAACGCCGAAGCCCTGCTGCGCGCCCTGGCGCGGCGGGTGGGCGAAGGCCGCCGCCAGGAACAGGTAGTCAACACGCGCACGGTCACCGAGAAGGAACTGACCGTGGCCAAGCTGCACATGCTGCAGGCGCAGGTGGAGCCGCACTTCCTCTACAACACCCTGGCCAGCGCGCAGGTGCTGACCCGCACCGATCCGCCGCGTGCGGATCTGATGCTGGGCCATTTGATCCAGTACCTGCGCCGCTCGCTGCCCAACGTCGACGATCAGATGTCGACCCTGGGCGAAGAGATGGAACGTGCCGAGGCTTACCTGGAAATCCTCAAGATCCGCATGGGCCAGCGCCTGCAGACGCATATCGATGTGCCGGAAGCGCTGCGCGGTGTGCGCATGCCGTCGATGATGCTGCAGACGCTGGTGGAGAACGCCATCAAGCACGGGCTGGAAGCCAAGCCCGGCGGCGGCACCATCTGGGTGCTGGCGCGCGAGCAGGAAGGCCAGGTCGCGCTCACGGTCGCCGATGATGGCATGGGTTTTGGTTCGCAGAGCAGCGGCACCGGCATCGGCCTGAAGAATCTGCGCGAGCGCCTGCGCCTGACTTACGGCAATGCGTCGTCGTTCGCCATCGTCTCCAACTTCCCCAACGGCGTGGCAGCGACGTTGACCTTGCCGCTGGGCGCCACGGGAGAGGATCGTGGTTAA
- the cysG gene encoding siroheme synthase CysG codes for MASALFPLFADLHDRPVLVVGGGAVAERKLAALLEAGALPRIQALALSPAIQAWLDEGRVTWIGPRFHPRALEDVWLVVAATDDPQVNQEVAAAAQQRRVFANIVDHAELSSVHVPARVQRGDLQIAISSGGGAPMVARHLRRQLETFFDDSWGALTALFARHRQAIRARYPDTAQRRRFFEQVLQGDLPRLLRQRQQARAEQWLEQALRDSPARSVGSVVLVGAGPGDPGLLTLHALRAINEADVILHDRLVSDEVLQLARRDAQRIEVGKSAGHHSVRQEAIHELMLEHARAGRRVVRLKGGDPFVFGRGGEELQVLRAHGIDFEVIPGITAAVACAAYAGIPLTHRDHAQSLRLVTAHCKDSLDTLDWPALAQSRQTLAFYMGVAGLDTIQARMVAEGCPPSTPFALIENGSRANQRVLAGRLEQLAVAAREHGICSPALLIIGEVAGLAVDLHWFGAPPLSADQARALPVHTSLPHAA; via the coding sequence GTGGCCAGCGCCCTGTTCCCGTTGTTTGCCGACCTGCATGACCGTCCGGTATTGGTGGTCGGCGGCGGCGCCGTGGCCGAGCGCAAGTTGGCCGCCTTGCTGGAAGCCGGCGCGCTGCCGCGCATCCAGGCGCTGGCCTTGTCGCCAGCCATCCAGGCCTGGCTGGATGAGGGACGGGTGACGTGGATCGGTCCACGCTTCCATCCGCGTGCGCTGGAGGATGTCTGGCTGGTGGTGGCCGCCACCGACGACCCGCAGGTCAACCAGGAGGTGGCGGCGGCGGCGCAGCAGCGCCGGGTGTTCGCCAATATCGTCGACCATGCCGAATTGTCGAGCGTGCACGTGCCGGCGCGGGTGCAGCGGGGTGACTTGCAGATCGCGATCTCCAGCGGCGGCGGCGCACCGATGGTCGCGCGTCATTTGCGTCGGCAACTGGAGACCTTCTTCGATGATTCGTGGGGCGCCTTGACGGCGCTGTTCGCGCGTCATCGCCAGGCGATTCGTGCGCGTTATCCGGACACGGCGCAGCGGCGGCGTTTTTTCGAGCAGGTGCTGCAGGGTGACCTGCCGCGCCTGCTGCGCCAACGCCAGCAGGCGCGCGCGGAACAGTGGTTGGAGCAGGCGCTGCGTGACTCGCCTGCGCGCAGCGTCGGTTCGGTGGTGCTGGTCGGCGCCGGTCCGGGTGATCCGGGTTTGCTGACCCTGCATGCCTTGCGCGCGATCAATGAAGCGGACGTGATCCTGCATGACCGCCTGGTCAGCGACGAGGTGCTGCAACTCGCGCGCCGTGATGCGCAGCGCATCGAGGTCGGCAAGTCCGCCGGGCACCACAGTGTGCGCCAGGAGGCCATCCACGAGCTGATGCTGGAACACGCGCGCGCAGGCCGGCGCGTGGTGCGCCTGAAAGGCGGCGATCCGTTTGTCTTCGGTCGTGGCGGTGAAGAGCTGCAGGTGCTGCGCGCGCACGGCATCGACTTTGAAGTCATCCCCGGCATCACCGCCGCGGTGGCCTGCGCCGCCTATGCCGGAATTCCGCTTACGCACCGCGACCATGCGCAATCGCTGCGGCTGGTCACTGCGCATTGCAAGGATTCGCTGGACACGCTGGACTGGCCCGCGCTGGCACAGTCGCGCCAGACCCTGGCTTTCTACATGGGCGTGGCCGGGTTGGACACCATCCAGGCCCGCATGGTCGCCGAAGGCTGTCCGCCTTCCACGCCGTTTGCGTTGATAGAGAATGGATCGCGCGCCAACCAGCGGGTGCTGGCCGGTCGCCTGGAGCAGTTGGCGGTGGCCGCGCGTGAACATGGGATTTGCTCACCTGCTTTGCTGATCATCGGCGAGGTGGCCGGGTTGGCCGTGGACCTGCACTGGTTCGGCGCGCCTCCACTGTCCGCGGACCAGGCGCGTGCCCTGCCGGTCCACACCTCCTTGCCGCACGCTGCATAA
- the gloA2 gene encoding SMU1112c/YaeR family gloxylase I-like metalloprotein: MKISGLHHVAIIASDYARSKRFYVEVLGLQVIAEVYREARDSWKLDLRVDDTTQIELFSFPSPPSRVSRPEAAGLRHLAFRVDDVDLAVAHLEHNGVACEPIRIDEYTGKRFTFFADPDDLPLELYEA, translated from the coding sequence ATGAAAATATCCGGCCTGCACCACGTCGCCATCATCGCGTCCGACTACGCGCGCTCGAAACGCTTCTATGTGGAAGTCCTGGGCCTGCAAGTGATCGCCGAGGTATATCGCGAAGCGCGCGATTCCTGGAAGCTCGACTTGCGCGTGGATGACACCACGCAGATCGAATTGTTCTCCTTTCCCTCGCCGCCATCGCGTGTATCCAGACCGGAAGCAGCAGGGCTTCGGCATCTTGCCTTCCGCGTTGACGATGTCGACCTGGCCGTCGCGCATCTGGAACACAATGGGGTCGCTTGCGAGCCAATCCGCATCGACGAATACACGGGCAAGCGCTTTACCTTTTTCGCGGATCCCGATGACCTTCCTTTGGAGCTCTACGAAGCTTGA
- a CDS encoding LysR family transcriptional regulator, giving the protein MTLTQLRYLVAIADADLNITLAAARVHATQPGLSKQLKQLEDELGFLLFVRKGRSLEAVTPAGGEVIDRARAVLAEANNIRTYAANQRRESQGQLILATTHTQARFVLPPAVAQIKRAYPQVSVHLQHAAESTALDLLNQGDADIAVISTAGDEPQGGIAVPLYRWRRLVLVPRGHALDHDGPAPAIRDLVDLPLISYDSSTRPGSSLQRAFASAGLEPTIAVTALDADLIKTYVRAGLGVGLLAEMAVNGADTDLRSWPAPKEVKDCIAWAVLPRERVLRDYALELVTALAPQIDRRDLRRVLDGNQVADWPAPPTWETLTQSITT; this is encoded by the coding sequence ATGACCCTTACGCAACTGCGCTACCTGGTGGCCATCGCCGACGCTGATCTCAACATCACGCTGGCGGCGGCGCGCGTGCATGCCACCCAGCCCGGCCTGTCCAAGCAACTCAAGCAACTGGAAGACGAGTTGGGTTTCCTGCTTTTCGTGCGCAAGGGGCGCAGCCTGGAAGCGGTGACCCCGGCCGGCGGCGAAGTGATCGACCGTGCCCGCGCCGTGCTGGCCGAGGCCAACAACATCCGCACCTACGCGGCCAACCAGCGTCGCGAAAGCCAGGGCCAGTTGATCCTGGCCACCACCCATACCCAGGCCCGCTTCGTGCTGCCGCCGGCGGTGGCGCAAATCAAGCGCGCCTATCCGCAGGTCAGCGTGCACCTGCAACACGCCGCCGAAAGCACTGCACTGGATCTACTGAACCAGGGCGATGCCGACATCGCGGTGATCAGCACCGCGGGCGACGAACCGCAGGGCGGCATCGCCGTGCCGTTGTATCGCTGGCGCCGGCTGGTGCTGGTGCCGCGTGGCCACGCGCTGGATCACGACGGCCCCGCGCCGGCCATCCGCGACCTGGTGGACCTGCCGCTGATCAGTTACGACTCCTCCACCCGCCCGGGTTCCTCGCTGCAGCGCGCCTTTGCCAGCGCCGGCCTGGAACCGACCATTGCGGTCACCGCGCTGGACGCCGACTTGATCAAGACCTACGTGCGCGCCGGCCTGGGGGTTGGCCTGCTGGCGGAGATGGCGGTCAACGGCGCCGACACCGACCTGCGCAGCTGGCCCGCGCCCAAGGAAGTGAAAGACTGCATCGCCTGGGCCGTGCTGCCGCGCGAGCGCGTCCTGCGCGACTACGCCCTGGAGCTGGTGACCGCCCTGGCACCGCAGATTGATCGCCGCGACCTGCGACGCGTGCTGGATGGCAACCAGGTGGCCGACTGGCCGGCGCCGCCCACGTGGGAAACACTGACCCAATCCATCACCACCTGA
- the cysK gene encoding cysteine synthase A produces the protein MAIYDSILDTIGRTPVVRLNRVAPKHVQLYAKVESFNPGGSVKDRLALAIILDAENKGLLKPGDTIIEATSGNTGVALAMVAAARGYKFVAVMVETFSIERRKLMRAYGAKVILTPAAERGSGMVRRAEELAKQHGWFLARQFANPANPAYHRQTTAAEILRDFAGLRLDHFVTGWGTGGTLTGVGEVLRVARPEVRITASEPAGASLLLGKEWAPHKIQGWTPDFVPEVLNREVADEVLPVDDVTAIAVSRRLAAEEGIFVGISAGATVAAALQVAEKASEGSVILAVLPDTGERYFSTPLFEGVNEGSDDEWLTSL, from the coding sequence ATGGCCATTTACGACAGCATCCTCGACACCATTGGCCGCACCCCGGTCGTCAGGCTCAATCGCGTTGCGCCGAAGCATGTGCAGCTTTATGCCAAGGTGGAATCGTTCAATCCGGGCGGCTCGGTCAAGGATCGCCTGGCGTTGGCCATCATCCTGGATGCAGAGAACAAGGGACTGCTGAAGCCGGGCGACACAATCATCGAAGCCACCTCCGGCAACACCGGCGTGGCGCTGGCGATGGTGGCGGCCGCGCGCGGTTACAAGTTCGTGGCGGTGATGGTGGAGACGTTCTCCATCGAGCGCCGCAAGTTGATGCGCGCCTACGGGGCCAAGGTGATCCTGACGCCGGCGGCCGAGCGTGGCAGCGGAATGGTGCGACGTGCCGAGGAGTTGGCCAAGCAACATGGCTGGTTCCTGGCGCGACAGTTCGCCAATCCAGCCAACCCGGCTTATCACCGGCAGACTACGGCCGCGGAAATCCTGCGCGATTTTGCCGGGCTGCGGCTGGATCACTTCGTTACCGGTTGGGGCACGGGCGGTACGTTGACGGGTGTTGGCGAGGTGTTGCGGGTGGCGCGTCCGGAAGTACGCATCACCGCCAGTGAGCCGGCCGGTGCATCGTTGTTGCTGGGCAAGGAATGGGCGCCGCACAAGATTCAGGGCTGGACGCCGGATTTCGTTCCGGAAGTTCTGAACCGCGAAGTGGCCGATGAGGTGCTGCCGGTGGATGACGTGACCGCCATTGCCGTGTCGCGTCGCCTGGCAGCGGAGGAAGGCATCTTCGTGGGCATTTCCGCAGGTGCCACGGTGGCCGCTGCTTTGCAGGTGGCGGAGAAGGCCAGCGAAGGCAGCGTCATCCTGGCGGTGCTGCCGGATACCGGTGAGCGTTACTTCTCCACGCCATTGTTCGAGGGCGTGAATGAGGGTTCTGATGACGAGTGGCTGACGTCGTTGTAA
- a CDS encoding phosphoadenylyl-sulfate reductase, with translation MSAPQPVDLPAQGEDIASTNAALEARSAEERVAWALANGPAQPAMSSSFGAQAAVLLHMLSRQRPDVPVILVDTGYLFPETYRFADELVDRLKLNLHVYRPLVSRAWMEARHGRLWEQGLVGIEQYNNLRKVEPMRRALTDLDVGTWFTGLRRSQAASRANAPIIEWRGTRLKINPIADWTDRDVWQYLKQHDLPYHPLWEEGYVSIGDFHTTKRWEPGMREEDTRFFGLKRECGLHLDI, from the coding sequence ATGAGCGCGCCGCAACCCGTAGACCTCCCCGCCCAGGGAGAAGACATCGCCAGCACCAACGCCGCGCTGGAAGCGCGCAGCGCCGAAGAGCGCGTGGCCTGGGCGCTCGCCAACGGACCGGCGCAACCGGCGATGTCCTCCAGCTTTGGCGCGCAGGCGGCGGTGCTGCTGCACATGCTCAGCCGGCAGCGGCCGGACGTGCCGGTCATCCTCGTCGATACCGGTTACCTGTTCCCCGAGACCTACCGCTTTGCCGACGAACTGGTCGACCGCCTCAAGCTCAACCTGCACGTATACCGCCCGTTGGTCAGCCGCGCCTGGATGGAAGCGCGCCACGGTCGCTTGTGGGAACAGGGCCTGGTCGGCATCGAGCAGTACAACAACCTGCGCAAGGTCGAGCCGATGCGGCGCGCCCTGACCGACCTGGATGTAGGCACCTGGTTCACCGGCCTGCGTCGCAGCCAGGCCGCCAGCCGCGCCAATGCGCCGATCATCGAATGGCGCGGCACCCGTCTGAAGATCAACCCGATAGCCGACTGGACCGATCGCGATGTCTGGCAGTACCTGAAACAGCATGACCTGCCGTACCACCCGCTATGGGAGGAAGGCTATGTCTCGATCGGCGACTTCCACACCACCAAGCGCTGGGAGCCGGGCATGCGCGAGGAAGATACGCGCTTCTTTGGCTTGAAGCGGGAGTGTGGGTTGCATCTGGATATCTGA